In Oleiharenicola lentus, the following are encoded in one genomic region:
- a CDS encoding penicillin acylase family protein: protein MGDALWKRLQLLVSLLSVLLVLALLAAGAVWWRIRASLPPLDGTLPLPGLAAEVKIERDALGVPTITGANRLDVARASGYLHAQDRFFQMDLTRRSGAGELAELFGPAALAFDQGRRLHGFRPLAGRVLAQLPTAHRALLEAYTAGVNAGLAALPRTPWEYTVLRTDPRPWQPEDCLLVVYAMWLDLQDTTGDDERSRLALRETLGSEAAHFFAPPGTAWDSALDGSTLDPAPLPRLQLRPPEENSAAPVPLAPPAPKPGSNSFALAGEHTSSGVPLVANDMHLDHRLPHAWYRAVLKWPGPDGTVHRLVGVTLPGVPILVAGSNGRVAWGFTNAYTDTADVIVVETDPIAQVFYRTAAGQKEITGRNETITVKGAAPVDFKVRLTEWGPVFGRDADGNLLVLRWTAHDAGSLNLEFAAMETAAGTAEALAIARRTCLPNQNLIVADTAGGMAWTILGRHPRRIGYDGRYPVSWGYGDRRWDGWLAPEETPVVRDPADGLLWTANQRLVGGEAYEKLGDGGYDNGARGAQIRDGLRALVASGKKAGPADLLALQLDDRALFLERWQQLLLGVLDDAAIQERGSRADLRDAVRAWNGRASTDSAAFRLVHAWRWRVAEHVFAPYHAQARTEDPGFNPEHFQLEHALWQLVSERPPHLLNPAYSSWPALLLQAADEVLAESDRAGLSPDKWTWGAHNRLKMRHPFSRLLPAWIGRFLDMPADPLPGATEMPRVQTPEHGASERLVVSPGREEEGLFHMPGGQSGNPASPFYRAGHEAWVKGDPTPLLPGPTKHTLVLQP from the coding sequence ATGGGCGACGCGCTCTGGAAACGCCTGCAGCTGCTCGTCTCCCTCCTGAGCGTGCTGCTGGTGCTGGCGCTGCTGGCCGCCGGCGCCGTCTGGTGGCGCATCCGCGCCAGCCTGCCCCCGCTCGACGGCACCCTTCCGCTCCCGGGACTCGCCGCGGAAGTGAAGATCGAGCGCGACGCGCTGGGCGTGCCCACGATCACCGGCGCCAACCGCCTGGATGTCGCCCGCGCCAGCGGTTACCTCCACGCGCAGGACCGTTTCTTTCAGATGGACCTGACGCGCCGCAGCGGCGCCGGTGAGCTGGCGGAACTCTTCGGGCCGGCTGCCTTGGCCTTTGACCAGGGCCGGCGCCTGCACGGCTTCCGCCCCCTCGCCGGTCGCGTGCTCGCGCAATTGCCCACCGCTCACCGCGCCCTGCTCGAGGCCTACACCGCCGGCGTCAACGCGGGCCTGGCCGCCCTGCCGCGCACTCCTTGGGAATACACCGTCCTGCGCACCGATCCCCGGCCCTGGCAGCCGGAGGACTGCCTGCTCGTGGTCTATGCCATGTGGCTCGACCTGCAGGACACCACCGGTGACGACGAACGCAGCCGGCTCGCCCTGCGTGAGACCCTCGGCTCCGAAGCCGCACACTTTTTTGCCCCACCCGGCACCGCGTGGGATTCTGCACTCGACGGCAGCACGTTGGACCCTGCGCCGCTGCCGCGCCTCCAACTGCGTCCGCCGGAGGAAAATTCCGCCGCACCGGTGCCGCTCGCGCCACCCGCCCCCAAACCCGGTTCCAACAGCTTCGCCCTGGCCGGTGAGCACACTTCTTCCGGCGTGCCCCTGGTCGCGAATGACATGCACCTCGACCATCGGCTGCCCCACGCCTGGTATCGCGCCGTGCTGAAGTGGCCCGGTCCCGATGGCACCGTGCACCGGCTGGTCGGCGTCACGCTGCCCGGTGTGCCCATTCTGGTCGCCGGCAGCAACGGCCGCGTAGCCTGGGGGTTCACCAACGCCTACACCGACACGGCCGACGTGATCGTCGTTGAAACCGATCCCATTGCGCAGGTGTTCTACCGCACCGCCGCCGGGCAGAAGGAAATCACCGGGCGCAACGAGACCATCACGGTGAAGGGGGCCGCACCCGTGGACTTCAAGGTCCGGCTCACCGAGTGGGGCCCCGTTTTCGGCCGCGACGCCGATGGCAATCTGCTCGTGTTGCGTTGGACCGCGCACGATGCCGGCAGTCTCAACCTCGAATTTGCCGCCATGGAAACGGCGGCCGGCACCGCCGAAGCGTTGGCCATTGCCCGCCGCACCTGCCTGCCCAACCAGAACCTCATCGTGGCCGACACGGCGGGAGGCATGGCCTGGACCATTCTCGGCCGGCACCCGCGCCGGATTGGTTACGACGGCCGCTACCCGGTTTCCTGGGGCTACGGCGATCGCCGCTGGGACGGTTGGCTGGCTCCCGAAGAAACTCCCGTGGTGCGCGACCCCGCCGATGGTCTGCTTTGGACCGCCAACCAGCGACTCGTGGGCGGCGAAGCTTACGAAAAACTCGGCGACGGCGGCTACGACAACGGCGCCCGGGGCGCGCAGATCCGCGACGGACTCCGTGCCCTCGTCGCCTCGGGAAAAAAGGCCGGGCCCGCCGACCTGCTCGCGCTTCAGCTCGATGACCGCGCGTTGTTTCTGGAGCGCTGGCAGCAGCTGCTGCTTGGCGTGCTCGACGACGCGGCGATTCAAGAACGCGGTTCCCGGGCCGACCTGCGCGACGCCGTGCGTGCTTGGAACGGACGCGCGAGCACCGACTCGGCCGCCTTTCGCCTCGTTCATGCCTGGCGTTGGCGCGTCGCGGAGCATGTCTTCGCGCCCTACCACGCCCAGGCCCGCACGGAAGATCCCGGGTTCAATCCGGAGCATTTCCAACTTGAGCACGCGCTCTGGCAGCTCGTCAGCGAGCGTCCCCCGCACCTGTTGAACCCCGCCTACAGTTCCTGGCCAGCGCTGCTCCTGCAGGCCGCGGACGAGGTGCTCGCCGAATCCGACCGCGCCGGCCTTTCACCCGACAAATGGACCTGGGGTGCGCACAACCGCCTGAAGATGCGCCACCCCTTCAGCCGCTTGCTCCCCGCGTGGATCGGCCGCTTCCTCGACATGCCCGCCGATCCCCTGCCCGGCGCGACGGAGATGCCGCGCGTGCAGACACCGGAACACGGTGCCAGCGAGCGGCTCGTCGTGTCCCCCGGCCGCGAGGAGGAGGGCCTCTTTCACATGCCCGGCGGCCAGAGCGGGAACCCGGCCTCGCCCTTCTACCGCGCCGGCCACGAAGCCTGGGTCAAAGGCGACCCCACCCCGCTGCTCCCCGGCCCGACGAAACACACGCTGGTGCTGCAACCGTAG
- the upp gene encoding uracil phosphoribosyltransferase — MPLHVLHHPLGTHVLTHLRDKTTKPALFRTLSYQISLLLALEATRDLATEEKKIETPLEPITGRVLARPLAVVPILRAGLGMVQPFLDTFPDVSVGYVGLERDHTTAIARSYYCKLPPLDGKRVIVVDPMLATGGSAAQALDVVKAAGAKEIVFVCIVAAPEGVATVEKSHPEIPIHAGVLDRQLNSKKYILPGLGDFGDRLYGT, encoded by the coding sequence ATGCCCTTGCACGTCCTGCACCACCCGCTCGGCACGCACGTGCTGACCCACCTGCGCGACAAGACCACCAAGCCCGCGCTGTTCCGCACGCTCAGTTACCAGATTTCGCTGCTGCTCGCCCTCGAAGCGACGCGCGACCTGGCCACGGAGGAGAAAAAGATCGAGACCCCGCTCGAACCAATCACCGGCCGCGTGCTGGCGCGCCCGCTCGCCGTGGTGCCGATCCTCCGCGCCGGCCTCGGCATGGTTCAGCCGTTCCTCGACACCTTTCCCGACGTCTCCGTCGGCTACGTCGGCCTTGAGCGCGACCACACCACCGCCATCGCCCGCAGCTACTACTGCAAGCTCCCGCCCCTCGACGGCAAACGTGTGATCGTCGTGGACCCGATGCTCGCCACCGGCGGTTCCGCCGCCCAGGCGCTCGACGTCGTGAAGGCCGCCGGCGCAAAAGAGATCGTCTTCGTTTGCATCGTCGCCGCCCCTGAGGGCGTGGCCACCGTCGAAAAATCTCATCCCGAAATCCCGATCCACGCCGGCGTGCTCGACCGCCAGCTCAACAGCAAGAAATACATCCTCCCCGGCCTCGGCGATTTCGGCGACCGGCTCTACGGAACCTGA
- a CDS encoding Gfo/Idh/MocA family protein, with protein MPTPSRRTFLKTAAIGAATVLTARSWAEIAGANGDVRVAVVGLNGRGREHLRQLRAIPGVRIAALCDVDTAVLERIAANLAKDGLTPEKFTDVRQLLASPNVDAITIATPNHWHALMGIWACEAGKDVFVEKPVSHNIWEGRQLVAAAAKYHRVVQAGMQVRSGEGLQEAVQWVRAGNLGKIKVARGFCYKRRKTIGRTSGPQPVPPTVDYDLWLGPAPLEQPRRGRFHYDWHWFNAYGNGDVGNQGIHQMDVARWFLGEPGLPRHTLSIGGRLGYVDDGETPNTQIVLHDYATAPLIFEVRGLPAKFDPEEDKPGGLGAEAAGALAASMDDYRGVKVGNVIDCEDGSVVTDSYFGAKVYDNTGKVVREFKGEDRMMKNFIAVVRSRRMADLYGPIEEGHISSALCHLGGISHQRGAAGPVQKVKEVLGGLPAFAETFDRMLAHLGANQVNLETSRLLLGQPLNLVSGQEQFTGTGAAEANALLTRAYRVPYAVPKLA; from the coding sequence ATGCCTACCCCTTCCCGCCGGACCTTTCTGAAAACGGCCGCCATTGGTGCGGCCACGGTTCTCACCGCCCGTTCCTGGGCCGAAATCGCGGGCGCCAACGGCGACGTGCGCGTGGCCGTCGTCGGACTCAATGGCCGCGGGCGCGAGCACCTGCGTCAGCTGCGGGCGATCCCGGGCGTGCGCATCGCCGCGCTTTGCGACGTGGATACGGCGGTGCTGGAGCGGATCGCGGCGAATCTGGCGAAGGACGGTCTCACGCCGGAGAAATTCACCGATGTGCGCCAGCTCCTCGCCTCGCCGAATGTGGACGCCATCACCATTGCCACGCCGAACCACTGGCATGCGCTCATGGGCATCTGGGCCTGCGAGGCGGGCAAGGATGTGTTCGTCGAGAAACCGGTTTCGCACAACATCTGGGAGGGCCGCCAGCTGGTGGCCGCCGCGGCAAAATACCACCGCGTGGTGCAGGCCGGCATGCAGGTGCGGTCGGGCGAGGGTTTGCAGGAGGCGGTGCAGTGGGTGCGCGCCGGGAATCTCGGCAAAATCAAGGTTGCGCGCGGTTTTTGCTACAAGCGGCGCAAGACTATCGGCCGCACGTCCGGCCCGCAACCTGTGCCGCCCACGGTGGACTACGATCTCTGGCTCGGTCCCGCGCCCTTGGAGCAGCCGCGGCGCGGGCGCTTCCACTACGACTGGCACTGGTTCAACGCCTACGGCAACGGCGACGTCGGCAACCAGGGCATCCACCAGATGGACGTGGCCCGCTGGTTTCTTGGCGAGCCGGGTTTGCCGCGCCACACGCTCAGCATCGGCGGACGCCTCGGCTACGTGGACGACGGCGAGACGCCCAACACGCAGATCGTGCTGCACGACTATGCCACGGCGCCGCTGATTTTCGAGGTGCGCGGTTTGCCGGCGAAGTTCGATCCCGAGGAGGACAAGCCCGGCGGACTGGGTGCCGAGGCGGCCGGAGCACTCGCGGCCTCGATGGACGACTACCGCGGCGTCAAGGTGGGCAACGTCATCGACTGCGAGGACGGCAGCGTGGTGACCGACAGCTATTTTGGAGCCAAGGTTTACGACAACACCGGGAAGGTCGTGCGCGAGTTCAAGGGCGAGGATCGCATGATGAAAAACTTCATCGCCGTGGTGCGCAGCCGGAGGATGGCTGATCTCTACGGCCCGATCGAGGAAGGGCACATCTCAAGTGCGCTCTGTCATCTGGGCGGGATCTCGCACCAGCGGGGCGCCGCCGGTCCGGTCCAGAAGGTGAAGGAAGTGCTGGGAGGTCTGCCCGCGTTCGCGGAGACTTTTGATCGCATGCTCGCGCACCTCGGTGCGAACCAGGTAAACCTTGAGACGTCCCGCCTGCTGCTTGGCCAACCGCTTAACCTGGTGAGCGGTCAGGAGCAGTTCACCGGCACAGGTGCGGCGGAGGCCAATGCGCTGCTGACGCGCGCCTACCGGGTGCCCTACGCGGTGCCGAAGCTGGCATAA